One Ignavibacterium sp. DNA segment encodes these proteins:
- a CDS encoding ATPase domain-containing protein: protein MKKSVQLFRSGIPIVDNAWGGFYHGGTYLLVGERKTGKTLLSLQYAIEAAKSNEVCLFFTSSRPKDLIIHAASIDVDLENYINQNLIIVVRVAHPSDSEEFKTRDELLNDYLSDLLSVINQYKPEKIIFDEITPYVEFENLNNLQEAFGSLIESIEEAGITSLLILREPAAQTSKMIFDILNSYSTGIIHLHKAKESGEEQPGIIEIIPNIGHTEGYFKANYFIEPYKGITTDFKSAKKSTKENNLLDITELQPSKTSLNAISDLLIPNIYSVNDFKLIVNNQIALYKTTGQPFTIVSLRLNQYSNAEVKINFEQLFNAVKITADKKNKICVIGEKIFILLTKSENGIVEEFINKVHSSLKVETSVNVSYLVLKINQFMNSVEDIFNEFDLEAARTQLNQG, encoded by the coding sequence ATGAAAAAAAGCGTTCAACTATTTCGTTCGGGGATTCCTATTGTCGATAACGCATGGGGGGGATTTTATCATGGGGGGACTTATTTGCTTGTTGGGGAGCGTAAAACTGGTAAGACTCTATTAAGTTTACAATACGCTATCGAAGCAGCAAAAAGTAATGAAGTTTGTCTGTTTTTTACAAGTTCACGTCCAAAAGATTTGATCATTCATGCTGCTTCAATTGATGTTGATCTTGAAAACTATATAAATCAAAACCTCATAATAGTTGTAAGAGTTGCTCACCCATCAGATTCCGAAGAATTTAAAACCAGAGATGAATTACTGAATGATTATTTAAGTGATTTGTTATCAGTTATAAATCAGTATAAACCCGAAAAGATTATTTTTGATGAGATAACTCCGTATGTAGAGTTTGAGAATCTTAACAATTTGCAAGAAGCATTTGGCTCTTTAATTGAATCAATCGAAGAAGCAGGCATTACAAGTCTGTTGATTTTACGCGAACCTGCTGCTCAAACTTCCAAGATGATATTTGATATTCTTAATTCATATTCAACCGGCATTATCCATCTTCACAAAGCAAAAGAATCTGGTGAAGAACAACCGGGTATAATTGAAATCATTCCAAATATAGGACATACAGAAGGCTACTTTAAAGCAAATTATTTTATCGAACCTTATAAAGGAATAACAACAGATTTTAAATCTGCCAAAAAATCTACAAAAGAAAACAACTTGTTAGATATTACTGAGCTTCAGCCTTCAAAAACTTCATTAAATGCTATTTCGGATTTGTTGATTCCTAATATTTATTCCGTTAATGATTTCAAATTAATTGTCAATAATCAGATTGCACTTTACAAAACTACCGGTCAGCCTTTTACGATTGTTTCATTAAGATTAAACCAGTATAGTAATGCAGAAGTAAAAATCAATTTTGAACAATTGTTTAATGCTGTTAAAATAACCGCAGATAAAAAAAATAAGATATGTGTTATCGGTGAAAAAATATTTATTCTGTTAACAAAATCCGAAAACGGTATTGTTGAAGAGTTTATTAATAAAGTACACAGTTCACTAAAAGTTGAAACAAGCGTAAATGTATCTTATCTTGTTTTGAAGATTAACCAGTTTATGAATAGTGTTGAGGACATTTTTAACGAATTTGATCTTGAGGCAGCCAGAACTCAATTAAACCAGGGATAA
- a CDS encoding agmatine deiminase family protein translates to MKTIYRILFFFILVTQIYFAQDLPHQMTEEEKQLWQNYQPLLFPEFSEPPPTPVRTMAEWEELQGILITWTSYTSILRQIVDYAQEEGLVYIVCSDSNSVKNYLSAGGVPLVNLKFLITSFNSIWVRDYGPWSVYSGVSDTLKIIDWIYNRPRPLDDVIPVFFANYTGLPIYQTTTPPYDLIASGGNFMTDGHGTGFSSKLILNENSGKTEAQINLIMNKFMGLDRYIKMETLPYDQIHHIDMHMKLLDEETLLVGQYPPGVADGPQIEANLQYVLNNFLTCYGRPFKVVRIPMPPENGQYPPSANYRTYTNSLIINKTVIVPTYELQYDTTALRIYREAMPGYRIVGINSNSIIPALGTIHCITKEIGVTEPVYISHPKLSGIIVSSDSIEIKAYIKTKSGIEDAFVYWTTDTTSGFTQLSMNETNSDTFKAYIPAQIDGIEVYYYISASSFSGRTVTKPLTAPAGFYSFEISNNVPVELISFSADINNSVVTLNWRTATELNNKGYEIERLQHGNIEKMNDWKKVGFVPGSGTTTEPKFYSFKDDLSHINNPSFTLDYRLKQIDYDGSFAYSQEIKIDVNVPNVFSLEQNYPNPFNPSTKIKYSIPEVIQSKIEKCLVTLKVYDILGNEISTLVNEEKPAGNYEVEFNANNLVSGVYFYQLKIYSANNNDGAFIQTKKMVLIR, encoded by the coding sequence TTGAAAACTATTTATAGAATCCTGTTTTTCTTTATCCTTGTAACGCAAATTTATTTTGCACAGGATCTTCCTCATCAGATGACAGAAGAAGAAAAACAGTTATGGCAAAATTACCAGCCTTTATTATTTCCGGAATTTTCTGAACCGCCGCCAACACCTGTAAGAACTATGGCTGAATGGGAAGAACTGCAGGGTATATTAATTACCTGGACATCTTATACTTCGATACTAAGGCAGATAGTGGATTATGCTCAAGAAGAAGGATTAGTATATATAGTTTGCAGTGATTCCAATAGTGTTAAAAATTATCTTTCTGCCGGAGGGGTACCTTTAGTTAATCTTAAATTTCTTATCACTTCATTCAATTCCATTTGGGTCAGAGATTATGGTCCATGGAGTGTATATTCAGGAGTTTCTGATACATTAAAAATTATTGATTGGATTTATAACAGACCACGACCTCTCGATGATGTAATTCCGGTATTCTTTGCTAACTATACTGGACTTCCGATCTATCAAACAACAACACCTCCTTATGATCTGATTGCTTCTGGCGGAAATTTTATGACTGATGGACATGGTACTGGTTTTTCTTCAAAACTTATTTTAAATGAAAACTCTGGGAAAACCGAAGCACAAATCAATCTTATAATGAATAAGTTTATGGGGCTGGACAGATATATTAAAATGGAAACACTTCCTTATGATCAGATCCATCATATAGATATGCATATGAAATTACTTGATGAAGAAACATTACTTGTTGGTCAGTATCCACCCGGTGTTGCAGATGGTCCGCAGATAGAGGCAAATCTTCAGTATGTGTTAAATAATTTTTTAACCTGCTATGGAAGACCCTTTAAAGTTGTCCGTATTCCAATGCCTCCCGAAAACGGTCAATATCCACCTTCTGCAAATTACAGAACTTATACAAATTCACTAATTATAAACAAAACAGTAATTGTTCCAACTTATGAGTTACAGTATGATACAACAGCATTAAGAATATATAGAGAGGCAATGCCTGGTTATAGAATAGTTGGAATAAATTCTAATTCTATTATTCCTGCACTCGGAACAATTCATTGCATTACAAAAGAGATCGGAGTAACAGAACCAGTTTATATTTCACATCCAAAGTTAAGTGGTATTATAGTTTCATCTGATTCAATAGAAATAAAGGCATACATCAAAACCAAATCTGGAATAGAAGATGCTTTTGTTTACTGGACGACTGATACAACTTCTGGTTTTACTCAATTATCAATGAACGAAACAAATAGTGATACATTTAAAGCTTATATTCCTGCTCAGATAGATGGAATTGAAGTTTATTATTACATCTCAGCTTCTTCATTTAGTGGAAGAACTGTAACCAAACCATTAACTGCACCGGCGGGTTTTTATAGTTTTGAAATTTCTAATAACGTGCCGGTAGAATTGATTTCTTTTTCAGCAGATATAAATAATTCAGTGGTGACTCTTAACTGGAGAACTGCTACTGAATTAAATAACAAAGGCTATGAGATTGAAAGATTGCAGCATGGCAATATTGAAAAAATGAATGATTGGAAGAAAGTAGGATTCGTTCCCGGGTCCGGAACTACTACTGAACCAAAATTCTATTCATTTAAAGATGATCTATCGCATATAAACAATCCAAGTTTTACTCTTGATTACAGATTGAAACAGATTGATTACGATGGTTCATTTGCATATTCACAAGAAATAAAAATAGATGTAAATGTACCAAATGTATTTTCACTTGAACAGAATTATCCAAATCCATTCAATCCATCCACTAAAATAAAATACTCAATTCCCGAAGTCATTCAGAGCAAAATAGAAAAGTGTTTGGTAACATTAAAAGTATATGATATTCTGGGGAATGAGATTTCAACACTGGTTAATGAAGAAAAACCAGCAGGGAATTATGAAGTTGAATTTAATGCAAATAATTTGGTCAGCGGGGTTTACTTTTATCAGCTTAAGATTTACTCCGCAAATAACAATGACGGAGCTTTTATTCAAACAAAGAAAATGGTATTAATCAGATAA
- a CDS encoding sterol desaturase family protein, whose translation MTKNFVSNKDETVRMFKSDFMEALSKVHPSVPVIIYLPVILYMLYLSIFQYSISAGNIIGIFIFGIVVWTLTEYLLHRFVFHLKLKGELGERIHFIFHGVHHDYPSDSKRLVMPPSVSIPLAVIFYFLFFYLIGSISVHPFFAGFLTGYLFYDLTHYAVHHFNMHNKFWLAIKHHHIKHHFQDPAKGYGVSSPFWDKVFGTTFKEKEEK comes from the coding sequence ATGACAAAAAATTTTGTATCAAATAAAGATGAAACTGTAAGGATGTTTAAAAGTGATTTTATGGAAGCTCTGTCAAAAGTTCATCCTTCAGTTCCGGTTATAATATATTTACCCGTTATACTTTACATGCTTTATTTATCAATCTTTCAGTATAGTATTTCGGCTGGTAATATTATAGGGATTTTCATCTTCGGTATAGTTGTCTGGACTTTAACTGAATACTTACTGCACAGATTTGTTTTTCATCTCAAACTAAAAGGCGAGCTTGGCGAAAGGATTCATTTTATTTTTCACGGCGTTCATCATGACTATCCAAGTGATTCTAAAAGATTAGTGATGCCTCCATCTGTCAGCATTCCGCTTGCTGTTATTTTCTACTTCTTGTTTTTTTATTTAATAGGAAGCATTTCGGTTCATCCTTTTTTTGCTGGATTTTTAACAGGATATCTTTTTTATGATTTAACTCATTATGCTGTCCATCATTTTAATATGCATAATAAGTTTTGGCTTGCAATAAAGCATCATCATATCAAGCATCATTTTCAGGACCCTGCTAAAGGTTATGGTGTAAGTTCTCCATTTTGGGATAAAGTTTTTGGTACAACTTTTAAAGAAAAAGAAGAAAAATAA
- a CDS encoding sodium-dependent transporter, with product MTQVTEREQWGTKIGLILAVAGNAVGLGNFLRFPVQAAQNGGGAFMIPYFIFFILLGIPLMWIEWGIGRYGGSYKHGSAPGMFDVLWKNKLAKYFGAIGLFISITILIYYTYIESWTLGFSLFSILGMYSNETKETMAGFLSSYQGITTSETFSSMWTAYLLMLLTFFINFFVLYRGISKGIEKLAKIAMPLLFIFAIVLAIRIITLGAPDPAHPENSVANGFGFIWNPDFSALGNPNIWLAAAGQIFFTLSVGMGTIQAYASYLKKDDDIVLSGLTTSSTNEFAEVILGASIAIPVAVAFFGLDATKEIAKGGAFNLGFVSMPTIFGSSAFPQGSIFGFMWFLLLFFAGITSSVAMGQPVVAFLEEELGMNRKKAVVFLAIGVLIAVQFVVFFLKYGFLDEMDYWAGTFGLVVFALVETILFMWVFGADKAWKEMNYGGDIKIPFFFYYIMKYITPVILMILMIWWFIESALPTLLLKNVKPENIPYIWGSRLLMVSIALIFLWMVKKAWDNNHKEVK from the coding sequence ATGACCCAAGTTACTGAGCGTGAACAATGGGGTACAAAAATAGGATTGATTCTTGCAGTTGCCGGAAATGCAGTTGGTTTAGGTAACTTTTTAAGATTTCCTGTTCAAGCAGCTCAAAATGGCGGTGGTGCTTTTATGATTCCGTATTTTATATTTTTCATTCTGCTTGGCATTCCGTTAATGTGGATTGAATGGGGAATCGGTAGATATGGCGGGTCATACAAGCATGGCAGTGCACCCGGTATGTTTGATGTTTTATGGAAAAATAAACTTGCTAAATATTTTGGTGCTATTGGTCTTTTTATTTCAATTACCATTCTTATTTACTATACTTACATCGAATCATGGACGCTTGGTTTTAGCTTATTTTCAATATTAGGAATGTATTCCAACGAAACCAAGGAAACAATGGCAGGATTTTTATCAAGCTATCAGGGGATAACAACTTCAGAAACATTCAGTTCAATGTGGACAGCATATCTTTTAATGCTTTTAACTTTTTTCATAAATTTTTTCGTTTTATATAGAGGGATATCTAAAGGAATTGAAAAACTTGCCAAGATAGCTATGCCACTGCTTTTCATATTTGCAATTGTACTTGCGATTCGAATTATAACATTAGGTGCTCCTGATCCTGCTCATCCTGAAAATTCAGTGGCAAACGGATTCGGTTTTATATGGAATCCTGATTTTTCTGCGTTAGGAAATCCTAACATCTGGCTGGCGGCGGCTGGTCAGATATTTTTTACTTTATCGGTTGGGATGGGTACCATTCAAGCTTATGCAAGCTACTTAAAGAAAGATGATGATATTGTTTTATCCGGATTAACAACTTCTTCTACAAATGAATTTGCAGAAGTGATTCTTGGTGCCTCAATTGCAATTCCAGTTGCAGTAGCTTTTTTTGGACTTGATGCTACAAAAGAAATCGCTAAAGGCGGAGCATTTAACCTCGGGTTTGTTTCTATGCCCACAATTTTTGGAAGCAGTGCATTTCCACAAGGTAGCATTTTTGGATTTATGTGGTTTCTGCTTTTATTCTTTGCAGGAATAACATCTTCAGTTGCAATGGGTCAGCCGGTTGTTGCTTTTCTCGAAGAAGAACTTGGGATGAACAGAAAAAAAGCTGTAGTGTTTTTAGCAATCGGTGTTTTAATTGCTGTTCAGTTTGTAGTGTTCTTTCTTAAATATGGTTTTTTAGATGAAATGGATTACTGGGCAGGCACTTTTGGACTTGTTGTTTTTGCTTTGGTTGAAACTATACTTTTTATGTGGGTATTTGGTGCAGATAAAGCCTGGAAAGAAATGAATTATGGCGGTGATATTAAAATACCATTTTTCTTTTATTACATTATGAAATATATAACCCCTGTTATATTAATGATATTAATGATTTGGTGGTTTATCGAAAGTGCTTTACCCACACTTTTACTTAAAAATGTCAAACCTGAAAATATTCCTTATATCTGGGGTTCAAGATTGTTAATGGTGTCGATCGCCTTGATATTCTTATGGATGGTTAAAAAAGCCTGGGATAATAATCATAAGGAGGTAAAATAA
- a CDS encoding glycoside hydrolase family 9 protein produces the protein MLICCCKESKDFICHFIKGVIQLVFTLLITASCGTVKTEDIYIHTSQTGFLPEDIKTALILSNTDLTEKDFSILDTSSGETILKRMIDSSTYSFGNFEYCFEINFSDIKKPGRYKIKINNIESIDFRIDKKIFNHVRDSLSLFFKVQRCGPTNPILHEPCHLSDAAYLIGYKDSVGKDLTGGWHDAGDYIKFLKTTAYTSYILLFSYEFDNTKFGFDLDNNNVPDILEEARVGLDWLIRANVDNQKLVIQVQDEKDHSVGWRLPENDSLQFNRPAFVSISKNSIGYYSAVLAIAARIWKEKFYDQEFSAKCLDLARKFYELKNNVPDFDSLFSNHYPDIDFNGKLALAAVELFITTGDKNYLDDAVKYGTSAGSDFWWSVSQINSLAHYKIAKYKPEFANYIYQNLKMAKENSDKDPFHIGLDFSWGTTNCLLGISLQSILYKELTHSTEFDLLNIYQRDFVLGRNAWGVSFIYNIGKKFSKHLHSQVAFYNNGYLPGGLAAGPAPDSVLKTKEIFRGNSDYNFFNSEQIKYFDDYKDFVTNEPTIAGNATALFVFGCFSIAE, from the coding sequence TTGCTTATCTGTTGTTGTAAAGAGAGTAAAGATTTTATATGTCATTTTATTAAAGGTGTTATTCAATTAGTCTTTACTCTTTTGATTACTGCTAGCTGCGGTACAGTTAAAACAGAAGATATTTACATACACACAAGTCAAACAGGTTTTTTACCTGAGGATATTAAGACCGCTTTGATTCTATCCAATACTGATCTTACTGAAAAGGATTTTTCTATTCTTGATACTTCATCAGGGGAAACAATTCTAAAAAGAATGATTGATTCTTCAACTTATTCATTCGGTAATTTTGAATACTGTTTTGAAATAAATTTTTCTGATATCAAAAAACCCGGCAGATATAAAATTAAAATCAATAATATTGAATCAATTGATTTTAGAATAGATAAAAAAATATTTAATCATGTTAGAGATTCACTCAGCTTGTTCTTTAAAGTTCAAAGATGCGGACCAACAAATCCGATTCTACATGAACCTTGTCATTTATCTGATGCAGCATATTTAATAGGATATAAAGATTCTGTGGGTAAAGATCTTACTGGAGGATGGCATGATGCCGGTGATTATATAAAATTTCTGAAAACCACTGCTTATACATCATACATTTTATTGTTCAGTTATGAATTTGATAACACAAAATTTGGTTTTGATCTTGATAATAATAACGTTCCAGATATACTTGAGGAAGCAAGAGTTGGATTAGATTGGTTAATCAGGGCTAATGTAGATAATCAAAAACTGGTTATTCAGGTGCAGGACGAAAAAGATCATTCGGTGGGTTGGCGGTTACCTGAAAACGACTCATTACAGTTTAACAGACCTGCATTCGTAAGCATAAGTAAAAATTCAATTGGGTATTATTCTGCTGTACTTGCTATTGCCGCCAGGATTTGGAAAGAAAAATTTTATGATCAGGAATTTTCAGCCAAATGTTTGGATTTGGCAAGAAAATTTTATGAATTAAAAAACAATGTACCTGATTTTGATTCTTTATTTTCCAATCATTATCCGGATATAGATTTTAATGGTAAGCTTGCTTTAGCTGCTGTTGAGTTGTTTATTACGACGGGTGATAAAAACTATCTTGATGATGCTGTAAAATATGGTACATCTGCCGGCTCCGATTTTTGGTGGAGTGTCAGTCAGATTAATTCTTTGGCTCATTACAAAATAGCAAAGTATAAACCAGAATTTGCAAATTATATTTATCAGAACTTGAAGATGGCAAAAGAAAACTCCGATAAAGATCCTTTTCATATTGGGTTGGATTTTTCTTGGGGCACTACTAATTGTCTGTTAGGGATAAGTCTTCAATCAATTTTATATAAAGAGTTAACTCATTCAACAGAATTCGATTTATTAAATATTTATCAACGGGATTTTGTGCTTGGTAGGAATGCGTGGGGAGTTTCATTTATATATAACATTGGAAAAAAATTTTCAAAACATCTTCATTCACAAGTTGCATTCTATAATAATGGATACCTGCCTGGCGGGTTAGCTGCTGGACCAGCTCCAGATTCAGTATTAAAAACCAAAGAAATATTTAGAGGAAACTCTGATTATAATTTTTTTAATTCTGAACAGATTAAATATTTTGATGATTATAAAGATTTTGTAACTAATGAACCAACAATAGCAGGTAATGCTACTGCACTATTTGTTTTTGGATGTTTTAGTATAGCAGAATAA
- a CDS encoding T9SS type A sorting domain-containing protein: MKIIYCITFSVLVSFNSFTQTLPVPPRSPNAMSGSSFVNLIWSMSLEDREEQIYSQITTGNIPEFMRQLNSITANVNIGGNNHSVKYFAIPEYLAVGSDSDYFLCPMTPLLAQRICNYLNCTLPTKKMVDQIYTSSTLKLRPQPIPPTGAMTTVPVFSQHNDSVKSIRFPVIPQYPLGSLVGGTKKDVIISNSIYQNLRPNVPKPVVIYGWHQLNGSPIQPVYNGHSETYADYSHGIRLVLDSVIVDGSPTTFAQLLANANLCSLVSDEGTILKPYYTLSGNAPPPPKTFGIIWNSPSSLKIFVLPTPGITYKAFYGNDGLTFNDSTSAFTDSIIVSGLSMDSIFFFRLRAQNSDGYSIPSEVLGGITSESNSQVLIINGFDRASSGNTYNFIRQHGKSFKQNGYSFCSATNDAVIQGLVSLQDYSIVDYILGDESTADETFSNTEQQIVKNFLKNGGNLFVSGAEIAWDLDNKGSSSDKDFIHNYLKSQYVYDAPNNISGTYYQAEPVSSGIFDGIGVINFDNGTQGTINVQYPDVVKGVNGGVNCLQYSNLTSQFAAVNFAGIFPGGSENAKVVFMGFPFETIYPEAKRDLFLSKVISFFESPVSVSDKLTSIPESFQLFQNYPNPFNPSTRIQYAINSTQYVTLKVYDVLGNEIAALVDEYKSAGTYEVEWSPTNLSSGVYFYQLNAGELVQVRKMILLR, encoded by the coding sequence ATGAAGATAATTTATTGTATAACGTTTTCTGTATTAGTCTCATTTAATTCATTTACTCAAACATTACCGGTTCCCCCAAGATCACCAAATGCGATGTCTGGCTCTTCCTTTGTAAATTTAATCTGGAGTATGTCTTTAGAGGATAGAGAAGAACAGATATACTCTCAAATTACAACCGGAAACATTCCTGAGTTTATGAGACAATTAAATTCAATCACAGCTAATGTAAATATTGGCGGCAATAATCATTCAGTAAAATATTTTGCTATTCCCGAGTATCTTGCAGTTGGATCTGACTCAGATTATTTTTTATGTCCGATGACGCCGCTGCTTGCTCAAAGGATATGCAATTATCTTAATTGTACACTTCCGACAAAAAAAATGGTTGATCAGATTTATACTTCATCAACATTAAAATTGAGACCGCAGCCAATTCCTCCAACCGGTGCAATGACAACTGTTCCGGTTTTTTCACAGCATAATGATTCTGTTAAATCAATAAGATTTCCTGTTATCCCGCAATATCCGCTTGGAAGCTTAGTGGGTGGAACAAAGAAAGATGTAATAATATCGAACAGCATTTACCAAAATTTAAGACCAAACGTCCCAAAGCCTGTTGTAATTTATGGCTGGCATCAGTTGAATGGTTCTCCAATCCAGCCTGTTTACAACGGACATAGTGAAACTTATGCTGATTATAGCCATGGTATCCGTTTAGTTTTGGATTCAGTTATTGTTGATGGCAGCCCCACTACTTTTGCACAGCTTTTAGCTAATGCTAATTTGTGCAGTCTTGTCAGTGATGAAGGAACAATTTTAAAACCATATTATACTCTTTCCGGTAATGCTCCGCCTCCGCCTAAAACATTTGGAATAATTTGGAACTCACCTTCAAGCTTAAAGATTTTTGTTTTACCAACTCCGGGTATAACTTACAAAGCATTCTATGGAAATGATGGATTAACTTTTAATGATTCTACTTCTGCATTTACTGACAGTATAATTGTAAGCGGTTTGTCAATGGATAGCATATTCTTTTTCCGATTAAGGGCTCAGAATTCTGACGGTTATTCTATTCCATCTGAAGTTTTAGGGGGTATTACTTCAGAATCTAATTCTCAGGTTCTAATTATCAATGGTTTTGATCGCGCTTCTTCAGGAAACACTTACAATTTTATTCGTCAGCATGGAAAATCTTTTAAACAAAATGGTTATTCATTTTGTTCTGCAACAAATGATGCAGTTATTCAAGGGTTAGTATCGCTTCAGGATTATTCAATTGTAGATTATATTCTTGGTGATGAAAGCACTGCAGATGAAACATTTAGCAATACTGAACAGCAGATTGTAAAAAATTTTCTGAAAAACGGAGGCAACCTTTTTGTATCAGGAGCAGAGATTGCATGGGATTTGGATAATAAAGGTTCTTCAAGCGATAAAGATTTTATTCACAATTATTTAAAAAGCCAGTATGTATATGATGCACCAAATAATATTTCCGGAACATATTATCAAGCAGAACCTGTATCATCCGGAATATTTGATGGCATTGGTGTGATTAATTTTGATAACGGAACACAGGGAACTATAAATGTTCAGTATCCTGATGTAGTTAAAGGAGTAAATGGCGGAGTAAACTGTCTGCAATATTCTAATCTAACAAGTCAATTCGCTGCTGTTAACTTCGCAGGTATATTCCCCGGTGGTTCTGAAAATGCTAAAGTAGTTTTTATGGGTTTCCCTTTTGAAACTATTTATCCCGAAGCTAAACGAGATTTGTTTTTAAGCAAGGTAATTTCTTTTTTTGAATCACCCGTAAGTGTCTCTGATAAATTAACTTCGATACCTGAATCATTTCAGCTTTTTCAAAACTATCCAAATCCATTTAATCCATCAACCAGAATACAGTATGCAATAAACAGTACTCAATACGTTACACTTAAAGTGTATGATGTTCTAGGAAATGAAATTGCAGCATTGGTTGATGAATACAAATCCGCAGGTACTTATGAAGTTGAGTGGTCTCCAACTAATCTCTCAAGTGGAGTTTATTTTTATCAATTAAATGCAGGTGAATTAGTTCAAGTGCGCAAAATGATTTTGCTGAGATAA
- the rlmB gene encoding 23S rRNA (guanosine(2251)-2'-O)-methyltransferase RlmB → MNIIIGRKPVLEALNSDEDISQVYILFGQQGGIIDAIRIAAKKKGIKINQIPSDKFKLITKDKIAQGVAAVKSSFKFYSLDEIIKISKSKESEALLLILDSIQDTHNVGAILRSAECSGVDGVIVTKHNSAPINETVAKTSAGASEYIKIAQVNNLSQAITELKKNGFWIVGSYLEGAKDYTTVDYKTPIALIVGNEEKGIRKLTADNCDHLVRIPMKGKIQSLNVSVAAGILLFEIIRQRNLSS, encoded by the coding sequence ATGAACATAATAATCGGAAGAAAACCTGTTCTAGAAGCATTAAATTCTGATGAAGATATTTCTCAGGTTTATATTCTGTTTGGTCAGCAGGGGGGAATAATTGATGCAATTCGTATTGCTGCTAAAAAAAAAGGAATAAAAATAAATCAGATTCCTTCTGATAAGTTTAAACTTATTACCAAAGATAAAATCGCTCAGGGTGTTGCTGCTGTTAAATCCTCGTTTAAGTTTTATTCACTTGATGAAATTATCAAAATTTCAAAATCGAAAGAAAGTGAAGCTCTTCTTCTAATACTTGATTCAATTCAGGATACACATAATGTTGGCGCAATTTTACGCAGTGCGGAATGCAGCGGCGTTGATGGAGTTATTGTTACCAAACACAATTCAGCACCTATTAATGAAACAGTTGCAAAAACATCTGCCGGTGCAAGTGAGTATATTAAAATAGCTCAGGTTAATAACTTATCTCAGGCAATTACCGAACTCAAAAAAAATGGTTTCTGGATTGTTGGCTCATATCTCGAAGGTGCTAAAGATTATACAACAGTTGATTACAAAACTCCGATTGCATTGATAGTGGGTAATGAAGAAAAGGGAATCAGAAAGCTTACTGCCGATAACTGTGATCATCTTGTCCGTATCCCGATGAAGGGGAAAATTCAGTCATTAAATGTTTCAGTTGCAGCGGGAATATTGCTTTTTGAAATAATCAGACAAAGAAATCTTAGCAGTTAA